A window from Cryptomeria japonica chromosome 1, Sugi_1.0, whole genome shotgun sequence encodes these proteins:
- the LOC131064805 gene encoding uncharacterized protein LOC131064805 isoform X1 translates to MMSSKILQKRPLVQKSKLVQENCENRLYVGNLDHRITEYHVIKMFSPFGKICCEEFMWHTRGPKSGEPRGFAFIEFSKREEAEKAKELMNGKLALGRPLVVRFVDENIASKEIPQQSGRPSHPTISCMSSCIMNKSSKIAAIQNKLKSMEQEEWSKHKSGPRKNPRLTNSVSSCTQ, encoded by the exons GTGCAGAAATCAAAACTGGTACAAGAAAATTGTGAAAACAGGTTATATGTTGGTAATTTAGATCACCGTATAACAGA GTATCATGTTATTAAGATGTTTTCTCCTTTTGGAAAAATCTGTTGTGAAGAGTTTATGTGGCACACACGTGGCCCCAAAAGTGGGGAGCCTCGTGGCTTTGCATTCATAGAGTTCAGCAAGAGGGAG GAAGCTGAAAAAGCCAAGGAATTAATGAATGGTAAATTGGCCCTGGGCCGCCCCTTGGTTGTTCgttttgttgatgaaaatattgccTCTAAGGAGATACCTCAGCAGAGTGGCAGACCAAGCCATCCAACCATTTCTTGTATGTCCTCATGTATAATGAATAAGAGTTCTAAAATTGCAGCTATACAGAATAAGTTGAAATCAATGGAGCAGGAGGAATGGAGCAAACATAAATCAGGTCCAAGGAAAAATCCAAGACTAACAAATTCAGTGTCATCATGCACTCAGTAA
- the LOC131064805 gene encoding uncharacterized protein LOC131064805 isoform X2: MMSSKILQKRPLVQKSKLVQENCENRYHVIKMFSPFGKICCEEFMWHTRGPKSGEPRGFAFIEFSKREEAEKAKELMNGKLALGRPLVVRFVDENIASKEIPQQSGRPSHPTISCMSSCIMNKSSKIAAIQNKLKSMEQEEWSKHKSGPRKNPRLTNSVSSCTQ, encoded by the exons GTGCAGAAATCAAAACTGGTACAAGAAAATTGTGAAAACAG GTATCATGTTATTAAGATGTTTTCTCCTTTTGGAAAAATCTGTTGTGAAGAGTTTATGTGGCACACACGTGGCCCCAAAAGTGGGGAGCCTCGTGGCTTTGCATTCATAGAGTTCAGCAAGAGGGAG GAAGCTGAAAAAGCCAAGGAATTAATGAATGGTAAATTGGCCCTGGGCCGCCCCTTGGTTGTTCgttttgttgatgaaaatattgccTCTAAGGAGATACCTCAGCAGAGTGGCAGACCAAGCCATCCAACCATTTCTTGTATGTCCTCATGTATAATGAATAAGAGTTCTAAAATTGCAGCTATACAGAATAAGTTGAAATCAATGGAGCAGGAGGAATGGAGCAAACATAAATCAGGTCCAAGGAAAAATCCAAGACTAACAAATTCAGTGTCATCATGCACTCAGTAA